In Paraflavitalea devenefica, the following are encoded in one genomic region:
- a CDS encoding acyl-CoA dehydrogenase family protein, which produces MSSATQQNTSLKGGEWLIKESSAFDTFIPEDFNEEQQMVKDMCVSFLDAEILPIIDRIDKLEPGLMPSLVAKAGEQGLLGASIPEAYGGLGKDFITSTLVNEGLGGGFSFSVAVAAHTGIGTLPILYFGTEAQKQKYIPKLATGEWKGAYGLTEPDSGSDALGAKTTAKLSADGKYYLLNGQKCWITNGGFADVYTVFAKVDGDKFTGFIVERSFEGFTQGQEEHKMGIKGSSTVQLYFQDCKVPVENVLGEIGKGHIIAFNILNIGRLKLCAAALGGAKRAATTSIQYANTREQFKTPIANFGAIKHKLAEMAIKMWVAESALYRTSKWIDDKEQELLGAGKPFNESLLGAAEEYAIECAMLKVFGSEMLDFVVDEGVQVHGGNGFSDEYIISKGYRDSRINRIYEGTNEINRLLTVDMVLKRAMKGRLDLMGPAMAVQKELMSIPDFSSGEEEAFAKEKKAIANFKKAILMTAGAAVQKLMMKLESEQEVLMNIADMAIETFNAESALLRAIKLVERKGEAACQFELDIMRTYLYDAADKINKYGKDAINAFAEGDEQRMMLLGIKRFTKVDVFNAKEARRRIAAKLISDNKYSL; this is translated from the coding sequence ATGAGCAGCGCAACACAACAGAACACCAGCCTGAAGGGCGGCGAATGGCTGATCAAAGAAAGTTCCGCTTTTGATACCTTTATCCCCGAGGATTTTAATGAGGAGCAGCAGATGGTAAAAGACATGTGTGTGTCTTTTCTGGATGCGGAGATATTGCCCATCATTGACCGCATTGATAAACTGGAGCCAGGGCTGATGCCTTCGCTGGTGGCCAAAGCAGGGGAGCAGGGTTTACTGGGCGCTTCAATCCCGGAAGCCTATGGCGGTCTGGGTAAGGATTTTATCACCTCTACCCTGGTAAATGAGGGTTTGGGAGGTGGTTTCTCTTTCTCTGTTGCCGTGGCTGCTCATACCGGTATCGGCACCCTACCGATCCTATACTTTGGTACAGAAGCCCAGAAGCAAAAATATATTCCCAAGCTGGCCACCGGTGAGTGGAAAGGCGCTTATGGCCTTACGGAACCGGATAGTGGCAGTGACGCGCTGGGGGCCAAAACTACGGCCAAATTGAGCGCTGATGGCAAATATTACCTGCTGAACGGGCAGAAATGCTGGATCACCAATGGTGGCTTTGCCGATGTCTACACTGTATTTGCCAAGGTTGACGGTGATAAGTTTACCGGCTTTATCGTGGAAAGAAGCTTTGAAGGGTTTACACAAGGACAGGAAGAACACAAAATGGGTATTAAAGGTTCCTCTACTGTTCAGTTGTATTTCCAGGACTGTAAAGTGCCTGTTGAAAATGTATTGGGTGAGATCGGCAAAGGACACATTATCGCTTTTAACATCCTCAACATTGGCCGTTTAAAGCTCTGTGCTGCTGCATTGGGCGGCGCCAAAAGGGCTGCTACTACTTCTATTCAATATGCCAACACACGTGAGCAGTTTAAAACGCCTATTGCCAACTTTGGCGCTATTAAGCACAAGCTGGCCGAAATGGCTATTAAGATGTGGGTGGCGGAAAGTGCTTTATATCGTACCTCCAAATGGATTGATGATAAAGAACAGGAATTGCTTGGTGCCGGCAAACCCTTCAATGAGTCCTTGCTGGGCGCTGCGGAAGAATATGCTATTGAGTGCGCCATGCTGAAAGTATTTGGTAGTGAGATGCTGGACTTTGTGGTAGATGAAGGCGTACAGGTGCATGGCGGTAATGGATTCAGCGATGAGTATATTATCTCAAAGGGGTACCGCGACAGCCGCATCAACCGCATCTATGAAGGCACCAACGAGATCAACCGCCTGCTTACCGTGGATATGGTGCTGAAACGTGCCATGAAGGGGCGCCTGGACCTGATGGGCCCTGCGATGGCAGTGCAGAAAGAGCTCATGAGCATTCCCGATTTTAGCAGCGGGGAAGAAGAAGCCTTTGCCAAAGAGAAGAAGGCGATTGCCAATTTTAAAAAGGCCATCCTTATGACAGCAGGCGCCGCCGTACAAAAGCTGATGATGAAGCTGGAGAGTGAACAGGAAGTACTCATGAATATTGCTGATATGGCCATTGAAACCTTCAATGCAGAAAGTGCTTTGCTGAGGGCCATTAAGCTGGTGGAACGTAAAGGAGAAGCTGCCTGCCAGTTTGAACTGGATATCATGCGCACTTACCTGTATGATGCAGCGGACAAGATCAATAAATACGGCAAGGATGCCATCAATGCCTTTGCAGAAGGTGATGAACAACGCATGATGTTGCTGGGCATAAAACGCTTTACCAAGGTGGATGTGTTCAATGCCAAAGAAGCCCGTCGCAGGATTGCCGCAAAACTCATTAGCGATAATAAATATTCATTGTAA
- a CDS encoding Dabb family protein: MSTTRREFIASTGKAAVAGGLFTLAENNTSDMAENKFIHHVYFWLKNPDSKEDKAKLVAGLKKLATVKTIKWFHIGQPADTNREVIDRSYAVSWCLMFDNDADQASYQTDPIHLKFIEECSSLWNKVVVYDSVDAK; the protein is encoded by the coding sequence ATGAGCACTACCCGTCGTGAATTTATTGCCAGTACTGGTAAGGCTGCTGTTGCCGGAGGATTGTTTACATTAGCGGAAAATAATACTTCCGACATGGCCGAAAATAAGTTCATCCACCACGTATATTTCTGGTTAAAGAATCCCGATAGTAAAGAAGACAAGGCGAAGCTGGTAGCAGGGCTGAAAAAATTGGCTACTGTAAAAACCATCAAATGGTTCCACATCGGTCAGCCGGCCGATACCAACCGGGAAGTGATTGACAGAAGCTATGCCGTTTCCTGGTGCCTGATGTTCGACAATGATGCCGATCAGGCGAGCTACCAGACCGATCCTATCCACCTGAAGTTTATAGAAGAGTGTTCTTCTTTGTGGAATAAAGTTGTAGTGTATGACTCAGTAGATGCCAAATGA
- a CDS encoding DUF2251 domain-containing protein, with product MRGYLLIEKSFTPGEETFVESPSSENNFAVVFEDDGDTGYFYALELAPDTGGQRILDALHIYNVEEVTGTEKPWALKIIWSRDWLKCALVINAHCHAVFDFENQGGYNLNEFPPPNTIWTKGDRKLTNALIADIFK from the coding sequence ATGAGGGGCTACCTATTAATTGAAAAGTCTTTCACACCGGGCGAAGAAACCTTTGTGGAAAGTCCATCCAGCGAAAACAACTTTGCGGTTGTTTTTGAAGATGATGGGGATACAGGATACTTCTATGCGCTTGAACTGGCGCCCGACACCGGTGGCCAACGTATCCTGGATGCCTTGCATATTTATAATGTGGAAGAAGTGACAGGAACAGAAAAGCCCTGGGCCCTTAAAATAATCTGGTCGAGGGATTGGCTCAAGTGTGCGCTGGTCATTAATGCACATTGCCATGCTGTCTTTGATTTTGAAAACCAGGGAGGGTACAACCTTAATGAGTTTCCGCCGCCCAATACTATCTGGACAAAAGGCGACAGGAAGCTAACGAATGCACTGATCGCTGATATCTTTAAATAA
- the pgl gene encoding 6-phosphogluconolactonase, with translation MQLHLHQEPTALSHALAEWITSHIETTLQTQDRFTWVLTGGNSPKLLYELLAATPYRERIDWSKLHIFWGDERAVPFTDSRNNARMTFEQLLNHVPVVKEQVHIMKTDGITPEASAADYEQILYQYFPAEGATFDLVLNGMGDDGHTLSLFPHTPVIHETKAWVTAYYLAPQEMYRITLTAPVVNRARKVAFLTFGSNKAHALQQVLKGERNVDQYPSQIIQPASGELHWFVDEAATAGLK, from the coding sequence ATGCAGCTTCATCTTCATCAAGAACCTACGGCGTTAAGCCATGCGCTGGCAGAGTGGATCACCAGCCATATTGAAACCACCTTACAAACGCAGGACCGTTTTACCTGGGTGCTGACAGGAGGTAATTCTCCTAAATTACTATATGAACTGCTGGCTGCCACCCCTTACCGGGAAAGGATCGACTGGAGTAAACTGCATATTTTCTGGGGCGATGAGCGGGCTGTGCCATTTACAGATAGCCGTAATAATGCCCGGATGACCTTTGAGCAATTACTGAACCATGTACCCGTGGTAAAAGAGCAGGTGCATATCATGAAAACAGACGGTATAACGCCGGAAGCATCAGCCGCCGATTACGAACAGATACTGTATCAGTATTTTCCCGCCGAAGGCGCTACGTTCGACCTGGTACTGAATGGCATGGGTGATGATGGCCATACACTATCGCTCTTTCCTCATACCCCCGTTATTCACGAAACAAAGGCATGGGTAACAGCTTATTACCTGGCGCCTCAGGAGATGTACCGTATTACACTCACAGCACCTGTGGTGAACCGCGCCCGTAAGGTGGCCTTTCTTACATTTGGCAGTAATAAAGCACATGCCCTACAACAGGTGCTGAAAGGAGAACGCAATGTAGATCAGTATCCCTCGCAGATCATACAACCTGCCTCCGGTGAATTGCATTGGTTTGTAGATGAAGCCGCAACAGCGGGTTTGAAATAA